AAAAATGGAAATGGCTGCAGCAGATGCTGGTGCAAGCACATCCGTTCAACCGGGAGTAGTTAAAGTTACAACACAGCTGAGCGTAATGTATGAATTGAAATAGTAGCAGAACAAGATGATTGCAGAGAGGAGAGGTGATCTTCCACTAGTAATAGTGGGGGGCGCCTCTTTTTTTGTGTAAATTCTCTAAGATTAGGTTTAATAAACTGGAAAGGAGTGGGAAAATTAGATGGTGAATATCTCAAAAGAAACAGTACGCAAATGGGGCATAGGTTTGATGTCGGCGGGATTATTGCTTGGTGGAGGATTGCTGCCTAGTAATAAGGGTTATGCAGCGTCTGATCAGACGAAGAGCAAGGCTATTGCTGCAAGTATAGCTTTAAAGGCGAACGGGGTAATTTCTCAGCAGACAGGTGTTTTGCAGGAAGGGAAGGTCTGGATTCCGATTACCTTTATGCGTGATGTGCTGCAATTACCTCTAACTTATGATAAAAAAGAAAATGCATACACGATCGGAAAGGGAACGACTAAGGCCAAGTTGCTGTTATCTAGCTATGGTACTTCAATTTGGGTGAATAATTATTACATTCGAGAGTATGAAGGAAAGCTAATAAACAACCGGCTCTATGTTCCATCCGGTCTGTTAAATGATTATTTGGGCTATAAAGTGGATTGGAGTCGGGGCTCTAGTAGGTTGAATGTGGTGAATAGATCACAGAATGCGTTGATAGTAACCACGGAGACCTATGCTAAGGATCGGAAAGAGGCTTTGATCCAGCTTGATTATCCGAAGTTTAGTGGATTAAGCAATTCCAATGCACAGCAGGCCATGAATGATATTTTGAAAGAAAGTGCCATGAAATTTGCTGCAGGCGCAGAGAAGGATATCTCGAATCGATCCGGGTCAGAGCCTAAGTATACCTATGATATAGATTATGTGGTGACCTACAATCAGAATGGTGTGATCAGTTTGGTAATGTCACAGTATAGCGATACGGGCGGCGCTCATGGCATGACCAACCGGGAGGCTTTTACCTTTTCGCTCAAGGATGGCAAGCGTCTACTATTGGGCGACCTGTTTGGAGCCAATCCAAACTACAAAAAAGAGTTGAACGCTAAGCTGAACAAGCTAGTAAAATCGGAGGAAAGCTATTTGGGAGGATTCAACGGATTGAATACGGAAAAGTATTTTTATCTGAAGGATGATCAGGTCGTTCTGTTCTTCCAATTGTATGAATACACAGCTTATGCTGCGGGGTTCCCCGAATACATCTTTACTTTCAAAGAACTGTTGCCGGAAGGCGGTAGCCCATTTGCTGCTGTAAAATAAATAGAACTGGACATCTCCCCCTTACCAGAATCACCTCGAATTCATATGCTAAATGGAGTAACTAGTTTATGAACGGGGGAGAGCTATGAGCTATCAATACACTGCAATTGGCGATTCCTTGACGACTGGATTTGGCGCTCTGCCAGGTAACGGTTTTGTACCGGTGTACCGTAGAATGGCGGAAGGGAGACTGCGTTCTAACGTAGCCTCCACGAATTTGGGCGTGAATGGATTGACTACTTCTGAATTGGAACAGCGGCTACGCGGAAGCTCTATGACTCGTGAAGCCATTCGAGCAGCGGATATTATCACTCTATCCATTGGTGGTAATGATTTAATCCATGCAGCGAAGGCTGCAGCTAGACAACCTGAAAATTTATCTAAAGAGCTGCGAAGATCATTGCAAGAGTGCAAACAGAATTTTGCTGCAATTATGAGTATCCTCTTTCAATTGAAGGCGGGAACGCGTAGACCTTATATCATTCGAATTGTGGGATTGTATAATCCCTATCCTCAGGTAGTAGGCGCTACAGAGTGGGTAAGGCAGTTTAACAGTTATGCCTCACAGTACAG
This genomic stretch from Paenibacillus sp. FSL H7-0737 harbors:
- a CDS encoding GDSL-type esterase/lipase family protein, producing the protein MSYQYTAIGDSLTTGFGALPGNGFVPVYRRMAEGRLRSNVASTNLGVNGLTTSELEQRLRGSSMTREAIRAADIITLSIGGNDLIHAAKAAARQPENLSKELRRSLQECKQNFAAIMSILFQLKAGTRRPYIIRIVGLYNPYPQVVGATEWVRQFNSYASQYSSRVCGFASIYSEFAGNERGLLSIDHLHPNGRGYRVIAEKLDALGYGGLY
- a CDS encoding PdaC/SigV domain-containing protein, which gives rise to MVNISKETVRKWGIGLMSAGLLLGGGLLPSNKGYAASDQTKSKAIAASIALKANGVISQQTGVLQEGKVWIPITFMRDVLQLPLTYDKKENAYTIGKGTTKAKLLLSSYGTSIWVNNYYIREYEGKLINNRLYVPSGLLNDYLGYKVDWSRGSSRLNVVNRSQNALIVTTETYAKDRKEALIQLDYPKFSGLSNSNAQQAMNDILKESAMKFAAGAEKDISNRSGSEPKYTYDIDYVVTYNQNGVISLVMSQYSDTGGAHGMTNREAFTFSLKDGKRLLLGDLFGANPNYKKELNAKLNKLVKSEESYLGGFNGLNTEKYFYLKDDQVVLFFQLYEYTAYAAGFPEYIFTFKELLPEGGSPFAAVK